From the Clostridiales bacterium genome, the window TAATGTCCGCCGCAATAGGATAACAACCAATAGATTGATTTTGCGTCCGTTTGAAAAAGGCGACATTCGCGCTGTCCACGAATATGCCAGCGATGAAGAGGTCTGCAGGTTTGTGCCCTGGGGACCTAATTCATTTAAAGACACTGAGCAATTTATCAAAAGGGCTATCAGCGCCCGAAAGGTCGCCGATAATGATTATTTGGGCGATTACGCCGTTATCCTAAAAGAAACAGGACAATTGATAGGCGGTTGCGGTTTATTTCTTACCAGCAAACAAGACAGGGAATACATGATAGGTTATTGTCTTAGGAAAGACAAATGGGGAATGGGTTTTGCCCAAGAGTTAGCCAAAGCGCTGTGTTATGTCGCTTTTAAGATATTGGACGCGCACCGCGTCATAGCCACTTGCGACGCCCAAAACGCCCGTTCTTTCAATGTCATGGAAAAGATTGGCATGAAAAGAGAGGGCGTTTTTCAAAAAAGGCGCTTAATCAAAGACGAATGGCGCGACGAATATTATTACGCTATATTAAAAGAAGATTGGCAAAAAATACAATTACAATAGAAGTTTAATTTTTTAAGGAGTTTTTATATGAGCAAAATAATCAAAGAAGGATTGACATTTGACGATGTGCTGTTGATTCCGGCCGCTTCTTCGGTCTTGCCCAAAGATGTTGACACGTCCGTCCAGCTCGCCCCAAAAATCAGGCTTAATATACCTTTTTTGAGCGCGGCGATGGATACGGTCACAGAATACAAATTGGCAATCGCCATAGCGAGAGAAGGCGGCGTAGGCATTATCCATAAAAACCTTGATACTGATGTCCAAGCCGAACATGTTGACAAGGTCAAAAGAAGCGAACACGGAGTAATAACCGACCCGTTTTATTTGCACCCCGACGATTTGCTGAGCGATGCGCTTGCTTTGATGGCAAAATATAAAATCAGCGGCGTTCCCATAACCGAAAACGGCAAACTTGTCGGGATTTTGACCAATAGGGATTTGAGGTTTGAGACTAATTTTGACCAGCCGATAAAAAATGTGATGACCAAGGACAACCTTATCACGGCGCCAGTGGGCACTACGCTTATGGAAGCACAAAAGATTTTGGGCCGCCACCGCATAGAAAAATTGCCCATAGTGGATGAAAACTTTAACCTAAAAGGTCTTATCACAATCAAAGACATAGAAAAAAATATCCAATATCCCAACGCGGCAAAAGACGCCAAGGGAAGATTGCTTGTGGGCGCGGCGGTAGGCGTAAGCAGCGACACTATAGACCGCGCAAAAGCTTTAGTGGAAGCCAAAGTGGATATTTTGGCGATTGACACGGCGCACGGGCATTCGGCAAGCGTTTTGAAACAAGTAGAGCAACTAAAGAACATGTTCCCCGATATAACATTGATAGCCGGCAATGTCGCCACAGCCGAAGGGACAAAAGATTTAATAGAGCGCGGCGCCGATATTGTCAAAGTGGGCATTGGGCCCGGCTCTATATGCACCACAAGGGTGGTCACAGGCGTGGGCGTGCCCCAGCTAACCGCCATAATGGATTGCGCCGAGGAAGCCGACACATACGGCGTAAGAATTATAGCTGACGGCGGTATTAAGTATTCGGGCGATATTACCAAGGCTTTGGCGGCGGGCGCAAGCTCAATAATGATAGGCAGTCTTTTCGCGGGCACTCAAGAAAGCCCGGGCGAGACCGAAATTTATCAAGGCAGGAGCTTCAAAACATACAGAGGCATGGGCTCTTTGGGCGCTATGGCAAAAGGCTCCAAAGACAGATATTTCCAAGAAGACGCGAACAAGCTAGTTCCCGAAGGAGTGGAGGGCAGAGTTCCGTATAGGGGCACATTGTCCGAAATCGTGTTTCAATTAGTAGGCGGGCTTCGCTCAGGAATGGGTTATTGCGGCACAAAGTCTATTGACGAATTAAGGACCAAGGCGAAATTCATTAA encodes:
- a CDS encoding GNAT family N-acetyltransferase, translating into MIANVRRNRITTNRLILRPFEKGDIRAVHEYASDEEVCRFVPWGPNSFKDTEQFIKRAISARKVADNDYLGDYAVILKETGQLIGGCGLFLTSKQDREYMIGYCLRKDKWGMGFAQELAKALCYVAFKILDAHRVIATCDAQNARSFNVMEKIGMKREGVFQKRRLIKDEWRDEYYYAILKEDWQKIQLQ
- the guaB gene encoding IMP dehydrogenase translates to MSKIIKEGLTFDDVLLIPAASSVLPKDVDTSVQLAPKIRLNIPFLSAAMDTVTEYKLAIAIAREGGVGIIHKNLDTDVQAEHVDKVKRSEHGVITDPFYLHPDDLLSDALALMAKYKISGVPITENGKLVGILTNRDLRFETNFDQPIKNVMTKDNLITAPVGTTLMEAQKILGRHRIEKLPIVDENFNLKGLITIKDIEKNIQYPNAAKDAKGRLLVGAAVGVSSDTIDRAKALVEAKVDILAIDTAHGHSASVLKQVEQLKNMFPDITLIAGNVATAEGTKDLIERGADIVKVGIGPGSICTTRVVTGVGVPQLTAIMDCAEEADTYGVRIIADGGIKYSGDITKALAAGASSIMIGSLFAGTQESPGETEIYQGRSFKTYRGMGSLGAMAKGSKDRYFQEDANKLVPEGVEGRVPYRGTLSEIVFQLVGGLRSGMGYCGTKSIDELRTKAKFIKITNAALVENHPHDIAITKEAPNYSVKFNA